The Pseudomonas leptonychotis genomic sequence CGGGACACGCCTGGCTTGACGGTGAAAAAACCCAGCCATTATATAGCGGTAGCAACACACACTGCCCGGCGAAGTATCGGGCCCATGTGATTTCCCCCTAGCGAGCCTGCCCATGCCGAACCCCCACCTGAGCATTTTGGTCGTCGATGACGCCAAGTTCTCCAGCGCCATGATCGGGCGCGCCCTGAGTCAGGCGGGTTATCTGGACCTGCGATTCGCCAGCAGCGCCGCCGAAGCCATCAAACTGCTCGAACAGCGCCCAGCCAGCGTATTGCTGGCCGACTGGCTGATGCCCGAGATGAATGGCCTGGAGCTGACAGTACAGGTACGCCAGTTCGATGAAATGGCCCACCATTACACCTACGTCATCTTGCTCACCGGCAAGGAAGGCGAGAATGTACTGGGGGAGGCGTTCGACAGCGGCGTTGATGACTTCATCAGCAAAGCGGCCATGAACGAGCAACTGGTGCCGCGGGTTTACGCCGCAGACCGCTTGTGCAACACCCTGCAGCGCCTGCTGCAGGAAAATCGCCTACTCACCGAAAATATCGCCAGCCTGGAGCAGCGCAACCTGATCGACCCGCTCACCGGGCTGGGCAACAACCGTTACCTGCAGCAGAAGATGCTCGACAGCCTGCGCCAGGTTGAATCGCGCGGCGGCGCCCTGTGTTACCTGTTGATCGGCCTACAGGACGTACACGAGCTGCATCAGCAGCATGGTGATGCCTTCTACAACGAGCTGCTCAGCGGCGTGGCCCGCCGCCTGCAACAGCTTGTGAGGCCGCTGGATGTGCTGGTACGCCTGGACGAAAACCACTTCGGCCTGATCACCCTGCTAAGCGACTTGCACGAATGCTCGCCAAGCAGCTTCAAACGCCTGCACGAAGGTATAAACCTCAAGGCCTTCAAAACCAGCGAAGGTTTTATCAGCCTTAAAGCCGCGATCAGCCTGGTTGGCCTCGACGCTAAAGGCCTGCCATGTACCCCGGACCAGATCATTGAACACGCCGAAACACTATTGCCCGAGTCCTACAACAGCGGCCGGGTAACAGCCCTACGCCTGCCGTTGCCGTAGTAAACGACGTTCAACATGTGGCATATCCTCGGTGCCGGCAGCCTTGGCAGTCTGTGGGCCACGCGCCTGGCGCGGGCCGGCCTACCAGTGCAACTGATCCTGCGCGATCAGGCCCGCTTGCGCAGCTATCAACACGCCGGCGGCCTGACCCTGATTGAACAAGGCGAGGCCCAGCACTACGCCATCACCGCGCACATTCCGGATCATCCGCAGCCAATCCAGCGCCTGCTGCTGGCCTGCAAGGCCTATGACGCCGCCGCTGCCGTGAGCCAACTGGCGCCACGCCTGGTTCCTGGCGCCGAAATCCTCCTGCTGCAAAATGGTTTGGGCAGCCAGGATGAAGTCGCCCGCGCAGCGCCCCAGGCGCGCTGCATCTTTGCCTCTAGCACTGAGGGCGCGTTTCGTCAGGCGGATTTCCAGGTGGTGTTTGCCGGCCACGGCCATACCTGGCTCGGCGACCCGCTTGATCTGCAGCCGCCAATCTGGCTGGAAGACTTGCGCCAGGCCGGCATTGGCCATGACTGGAGCCTCAATATCACCAGCAGGCTGTGGCGCAAGCTGGCATTAAATTGCGCCATCAATCCGTTGACCGTGCTGCATGACTGCCGCAATGGCGGGCTGACTGAACACCCGGCTCACATCACCTGCCTGTGCAACGAGCTAATCGAACTGCTGCACTGCTGTGGCCACAGTGCGGCCGCAGAGAACCTGCACGATGAAGTGCAACGGGTGATCCTAGCCACCGCTGCGAACTATTCTTCCATGCATCAGGATGTCAGCCAGGGCCGGCGTACAGAAATCACCTACCTGCTGGGTTACGCCTGCAATGCCGCACAACGTCACCAATTGGTGCTGCCGCATTTACAGGCTCTGCACGGCCAACTGCTGGCTCACCTGCAAGCACACGGATTGCCCAGCCACTGAACCGCATCCCGGCGCCTGTTGGCGTTACTCACTTGCGCGCAAACATCAACAGCCCCTAACCTGCCCGCACGCTCACCACCGACTTCCTTCTCCATGCCTCTGCGCCAGCGCCTTGAAAATCTACCCGTCGGCCGCAAGCTGCTGGCTGCCCTGCTGGTATTGCTGGCCACAGTATTGCTGGTGGCCAACCTGGCATTTATCAGCGCGGCCTACTGGATCTCTCAGGAGAGCGTGGCACCGCAAGCCCTGCACACCCTCGGCCGGTTGATTGCCAGCCCGCCGCTGAGCAGGCAAGCGCTGAGCTCACCCGGCGCCGCCGAAGAGCTGCTCAGACGCCTAGATGATTACGCGCCCCTGCGTGCAGCGGTGATCTATGACGCTAAAGGTCTGAACTTGGCGCAGTTGCAGCGCGGCACCAAGCTGCAGCTGCCACAGCGTATCGAGGACGTCGAATCCTGGCGCCACAGCGAGTTCCGCATCAACCAATTGGTCGAACTACCGCAAGCCACAGGTAGCGCCGGTCATCTGCTGCTGGTGGCCTCCAGTGAGCTTCCTGGGGTGTTCTACACCGGCACCCTGACCGCCAGCCTGGTCATCCTCGCGTTAAGCGTACTGCTCTGGCTGATTGTCTCGCGCCAAGTACGCCGCCTGATCACCCGCCCGATCCGCCGCCTCGAGGAGCTCTCACGCCAGGTTACCCGCGAGGAAAACTACGCCCTGCGCGCGCGGCGGGGTAACGCGGATGAAATAGGCAGCCTGGCCGATGCCTTCAACACCATGCTGGTGCGCATCGAAGCCCGCGAGCAGCAACTCAAACGGGCCCGCGACGACGCTCAGCAAGCCTTCGACCAGGCCCAGCGTCTGGCCGAAGAAACCCGCCACTTCAACCGCAAGTTGGAGCTCGAAGTTCAGGTGCGCAGCAAAATCGAGAAAAAACTCACCGGCTTTCAGAAGTACCTCAACAGCATCATCGACTCCATGCCCTCGGCACTGATCGCCCTCGACGAGCAGCTCTACGTCACCCAATGGAACCAGGAAGCCAGCAGCCTCTCCGGCACCGGCCTGGATGAGGCGCTGAACCAGCCGATCTTTCTCGCTTTCCCGCCGCTAAAACAATTTCTGCCACAAATGCAGCGCACCGTTGAGCAGCATCAGGTGGAAAAGATCGAGCGCTTTACCTGGGGAAGCAACAATGAACAGCCGTGCCACTTCGCCCTGACCTTTTACCCGTTAACGGGCGGCAGCGGGCGTGGCGTGGTGATCCGTATCGACGACATCACCCAGCGCCTGAACATGGAAGAGATGATGGTGCAGTCGGAAAAAATGCTCTCGGTCGGCGGCCTAGCTGCCGGCATGGCACACGAGATCAACAACCCGCTGGGGGCCATCCTGCACAACGTGCAAAACATCCGCAGACGCCTGTCTCCGGAGCTGGAAAAAAACCGCGAACAGGCCGAGCAGACTGGCATCTGCCTGGAAGCCATTGATCGCTACCTGCATGCCCGGGAAATTCCGCGCCTGCTCGACGGCATCCAGCAGGCTGGCAGCCGCGCGGCGAAAATCGTCAGCCACATGCTCAATTTCAGTCGCCGCAGCGATCGACAACTGGCGCCCTGCCACTTGCCAGCACTCATCGACCAGGCCGTGGAGATCGCCAGTAACGACTTCGACCTGACCGAAAGCTTCGACTTTAAGAGCCTGCACATCCTGCGCGATTTTGAAGCCGCACTGCCTGCCGTGCCCGGCACCGCCAACGAACTGGAGCAGGTACTACTCAATCTACTGAAAAACGCTGCCCAAGCCATCCACCAGCGCGACGATACAGCGCCGCCAGGGCAGATCACCCTGCGCGTGCGCCTGGCTGCGCCCTGGGCGGAGATCCAGGTCGAGGACAACGGCGTCGGCATGCCCGAGTCGGTGCGCAAGCGTATTTTCGAGCCGTTCTTCACCACCAAGGAGGTGGGCCAGGGCACTGGGCTCGGCCTGTCCGTGTCCTACTTCATCATTACCAACAACCACAAAGGGCAGATGGAAGTGCAGTCAAAAGCAGGTCAAGGCACCTGTTTTACCTTGCGTTTGCCGCTGGCCACCACCCTTCCCGACACAGGTCTTTGAGCCATGGGCTACCGCCTTTCGAAAATTTACACACGCACCGGCGATGCCGGTGAAACTGGCCTGGCCGATGGCCGTCGCGTGACCAAGGACCACCCGCGCGTGGATGCCATGGGCGAGGTGGATACGCTGAACAGCCACATTGGCCTGTTGCTCGCCGACCTGGCCGAGCAGCAAGCCCAACACCCAGGACTTGCCGAGATTATTGAGGTGCTTGCGCCCTGCCAGCACCGTCTGTTCGATCTTGGCGGTGAGCTGGCGATGCCCGATTACCAGGCCCTGCAGGCTCCGGAAATCGAGCGCCTGGAAGGCGCTATTGACCGCTGGAACGAAGAAGTCGGCCCGCTGGAGAATTTCATCCTCCCCGGCGGCTCACGCTTGATCGCCCAGGCTCACGTCTGCCGCAGCCTGGCGCGCAGCGCCGAGCGCCGCTGCCAACATCTGAATGCGGTGGAGCCGATTCGCGGCGTTGGCTTGGCTTACATCAATCGCCTGTCTGACCTGCTATTCGTGGCTGCACGTGTGATTGCCAAGCGCCAGCAGGTCGCGGAAATACTCTGGCAGGCGGCGCCCAAGCAAGCGGATTAATCCCTCGCCCGGATGTGATTCGAGAGCCCGTGCGCGGACAACCCTACCGCCTCAAAGCAGGCTGAGCTGGCTTTCGAAACTGCGTCGCTCACCCGTTAGCGGATCGATAAAGCTCAGCCCCTTGGCCAGCAGCTTAAGCGGCTTGCTGTAATCGTCCGGAACGCCCGGGGCATCCGTAACCTGGGGGTAGAACGGGTCATTGAGAATCGGCGCGCCCAGCGCGGCCAGGTGCACGCGCAACTGGTGCTTCTTGCCCGTCACAGGATAAAGCCGGTACAGCCAATGCTCACCGAGGCGCTGGGCAACGTCGATGCGCGTTTCGGTGTTGGCCTCACCGGTCACCTCTTGCATGCGGAAAAACGGCTCAGCTGCGTCCAGACGCGTCGTGCGTAACAGTGGAAAGGTC encodes the following:
- a CDS encoding response regulator, whose amino-acid sequence is MPNPHLSILVVDDAKFSSAMIGRALSQAGYLDLRFASSAAEAIKLLEQRPASVLLADWLMPEMNGLELTVQVRQFDEMAHHYTYVILLTGKEGENVLGEAFDSGVDDFISKAAMNEQLVPRVYAADRLCNTLQRLLQENRLLTENIASLEQRNLIDPLTGLGNNRYLQQKMLDSLRQVESRGGALCYLLIGLQDVHELHQQHGDAFYNELLSGVARRLQQLVRPLDVLVRLDENHFGLITLLSDLHECSPSSFKRLHEGINLKAFKTSEGFISLKAAISLVGLDAKGLPCTPDQIIEHAETLLPESYNSGRVTALRLPLP
- a CDS encoding putative 2-dehydropantoate 2-reductase; its protein translation is MWHILGAGSLGSLWATRLARAGLPVQLILRDQARLRSYQHAGGLTLIEQGEAQHYAITAHIPDHPQPIQRLLLACKAYDAAAAVSQLAPRLVPGAEILLLQNGLGSQDEVARAAPQARCIFASSTEGAFRQADFQVVFAGHGHTWLGDPLDLQPPIWLEDLRQAGIGHDWSLNITSRLWRKLALNCAINPLTVLHDCRNGGLTEHPAHITCLCNELIELLHCCGHSAAAENLHDEVQRVILATAANYSSMHQDVSQGRRTEITYLLGYACNAAQRHQLVLPHLQALHGQLLAHLQAHGLPSH
- a CDS encoding sensor histidine kinase translates to MPLRQRLENLPVGRKLLAALLVLLATVLLVANLAFISAAYWISQESVAPQALHTLGRLIASPPLSRQALSSPGAAEELLRRLDDYAPLRAAVIYDAKGLNLAQLQRGTKLQLPQRIEDVESWRHSEFRINQLVELPQATGSAGHLLLVASSELPGVFYTGTLTASLVILALSVLLWLIVSRQVRRLITRPIRRLEELSRQVTREENYALRARRGNADEIGSLADAFNTMLVRIEAREQQLKRARDDAQQAFDQAQRLAEETRHFNRKLELEVQVRSKIEKKLTGFQKYLNSIIDSMPSALIALDEQLYVTQWNQEASSLSGTGLDEALNQPIFLAFPPLKQFLPQMQRTVEQHQVEKIERFTWGSNNEQPCHFALTFYPLTGGSGRGVVIRIDDITQRLNMEEMMVQSEKMLSVGGLAAGMAHEINNPLGAILHNVQNIRRRLSPELEKNREQAEQTGICLEAIDRYLHAREIPRLLDGIQQAGSRAAKIVSHMLNFSRRSDRQLAPCHLPALIDQAVEIASNDFDLTESFDFKSLHILRDFEAALPAVPGTANELEQVLLNLLKNAAQAIHQRDDTAPPGQITLRVRLAAPWAEIQVEDNGVGMPESVRKRIFEPFFTTKEVGQGTGLGLSVSYFIITNNHKGQMEVQSKAGQGTCFTLRLPLATTLPDTGL
- a CDS encoding cob(I)yrinic acid a,c-diamide adenosyltransferase; this encodes MGYRLSKIYTRTGDAGETGLADGRRVTKDHPRVDAMGEVDTLNSHIGLLLADLAEQQAQHPGLAEIIEVLAPCQHRLFDLGGELAMPDYQALQAPEIERLEGAIDRWNEEVGPLENFILPGGSRLIAQAHVCRSLARSAERRCQHLNAVEPIRGVGLAYINRLSDLLFVAARVIAKRQQVAEILWQAAPKQAD